One Methylobacterium sp. AMS5 genomic region harbors:
- a CDS encoding alpha/beta hydrolase produces the protein MRAHPIFAPCLAPCLAPCLAPCLALCLAIAPLLAPAAHAEEPSPLGIGLEGFAYPFPVRFLPLSRDGEAQRLAYMDVPAADNANGRTVLLLHGRNFPSSYWEPVIRTLSNAGYRVVVPDQLGFGKSSKPIGSFTFDRMAADTLALADSLKIQRFDIVAHSMGGMLAVRMARNYPQRVNSLVLEAPIGLEDYRFTVPPVSDETLIAREADLTADSYRKQLMTSYALSIPASAIEPFVSIRERVKGSGEYSRWLRSFVNSYQMIWGQPIVHEIPLVKAPTLFIMGANDHNAPGKGFAPTEVRSTMGDNTSHARALAGRMPNGRAEVLNNVGHLVHMEATEMFNTLTLEFLNTH, from the coding sequence ATGCGTGCCCACCCGATTTTCGCGCCGTGCCTTGCGCCGTGCCTTGCGCCGTGCCTTGCGCCTTGCCTCGCGCTTTGTCTCGCGATCGCACCGCTGCTGGCGCCCGCCGCCCATGCCGAGGAGCCGTCGCCGCTCGGCATCGGCCTCGAAGGCTTCGCCTATCCGTTTCCCGTGCGCTTCCTGCCGCTGAGCCGCGACGGCGAAGCGCAGCGCCTCGCCTACATGGATGTGCCGGCCGCCGACAACGCCAACGGACGCACGGTGCTGCTGCTGCACGGGCGCAACTTCCCGTCGAGCTACTGGGAGCCGGTCATCCGCACCCTGTCGAACGCGGGCTACCGCGTGGTGGTCCCCGATCAGCTCGGCTTCGGCAAGTCCTCGAAACCGATCGGCTCCTTCACCTTCGACCGGATGGCCGCCGACACCCTGGCGCTCGCCGACAGCCTGAAGATCCAGCGGTTCGACATCGTGGCGCATTCCATGGGCGGCATGCTCGCCGTGCGGATGGCCCGCAACTATCCGCAGCGGGTCAACAGCCTCGTGCTGGAAGCGCCGATCGGGCTGGAGGATTACCGCTTCACCGTCCCGCCGGTCTCCGACGAGACCCTGATAGCCCGCGAGGCGGACTTGACCGCGGACTCCTACCGCAAGCAGTTGATGACGAGCTACGCGCTGTCGATCCCCGCCTCGGCCATCGAGCCGTTCGTGTCGATCCGCGAGCGCGTGAAGGGTTCGGGCGAGTATTCGCGCTGGCTCAGGTCGTTCGTGAACTCTTACCAGATGATCTGGGGCCAGCCGATCGTCCACGAGATCCCGCTCGTGAAGGCGCCGACTCTGTTCATCATGGGGGCGAACGACCACAACGCCCCCGGTAAGGGCTTCGCGCCGACGGAGGTGCGCTCCACCATGGGCGACAACACGAGCCATGCGCGCGCGCTCGCCGGCCGGATGCCGAACGGAAGGGCCGAAGTCCTCAACAATGTCGGCCACCTCGTCCACATGGAGGCGACCGAGATGTTCAACACGCTGACGCTGGAATTCCTCAACACGCACTGA
- a CDS encoding NAD(P)-dependent oxidoreductase — protein sequence MDVGFIGLGRMGRVMAARLVAAGHRVRVWNRSPEAARAIEGAEPVASAAEAFAGDAAITMLADDAALRAVTIEGGLLDSGQRPGVHVGMSTISVALAKELAAVHGRAGVPYISAPVFGRPDAAEKGALNIIAAGDDAAIARVQPLFDAMGSKTWRFGAEPEKANAVKLAGNFMLVSAIEAMGEAAAFAEGHGIAGADVLEMLTSTLFASPVYKNYGAMIMEGRYEPPGFTMRLGLKDVRLALAAGEAVNVPMPFASVLRDNLLDAIAHGDGDKDFAGLATVAARRSGR from the coding sequence ATGGATGTCGGTTTCATCGGGCTCGGCCGCATGGGCCGGGTCATGGCGGCACGGCTCGTCGCAGCGGGCCACCGGGTGCGGGTGTGGAACCGGTCGCCGGAGGCAGCCAGGGCGATCGAGGGCGCCGAGCCCGTGGCAAGCGCCGCGGAGGCCTTTGCGGGCGACGCCGCGATCACCATGCTCGCCGACGACGCGGCCCTGCGCGCCGTCACCATCGAGGGCGGGCTGCTCGATTCCGGGCAGCGGCCCGGCGTCCATGTCGGGATGTCCACGATCTCGGTGGCACTCGCCAAGGAACTGGCGGCGGTCCACGGACGGGCGGGCGTGCCCTACATCTCCGCACCGGTCTTCGGCCGGCCGGATGCGGCGGAAAAGGGGGCCCTGAACATCATCGCCGCGGGTGACGACGCGGCGATCGCGCGGGTACAGCCGTTGTTCGACGCCATGGGCAGCAAGACCTGGCGCTTCGGCGCCGAGCCGGAGAAGGCCAACGCCGTCAAGCTCGCGGGCAACTTCATGCTGGTCTCGGCCATCGAGGCGATGGGCGAGGCGGCCGCCTTCGCCGAGGGTCACGGCATCGCCGGAGCCGACGTGTTGGAGATGCTCACCAGCACGCTGTTCGCCTCGCCGGTCTACAAGAATTACGGCGCGATGATCATGGAGGGGCGCTACGAGCCGCCGGGCTTCACCATGCGGCTCGGCCTCAAGGATGTCCGCCTCGCCTTGGCCGCGGGCGAGGCGGTCAATGTGCCGATGCCGTTCGCCAGCGTGCTGCGCGACAACCTCCTCGACGCCATCGCCCACGGCGACGGCGACAAGGATTTTGCCGGGCTCGCCACGGTGGCCGCCCGGCGCAGTGGACGGTAA